Proteins from one Flammeovirgaceae bacterium genomic window:
- a CDS encoding RagB/SusD family nutrient uptake outer membrane protein, which yields MRKPHHTIGPIFRKAVFALLLLLPAACNDFLNEAPDNRVTLNNLDKAAQLLTNAYSVASPAFTDWMTDNSDYIRGVTLRQSHERAYAWEDFTDDPDELDTPPFFWYGTYNAIAHANEVLAVIESIPATTETDQKRKRAIEAEARLARAYGHFMLVNLFGKHYDINKAESDKGVPYVEAPETVFIKTYKRNTVKEVYDKVEADLLKGIELIDDSFYSNSGKYHFNKNAALAFASRFYLFKQDYDKCIEYSTLMLGSDPGSFVRDLTSTEFQNASSSPTAYPQLYSSPQQRGNLLLMRKISLVQRLDFAPGPTNKVYDEVFGANPFQGTDVRENPSYQKGENGAFPARYESLFERSSLNSNVGTPYHIGLMFRGEEVLLNRAEALAAKNRITEAMADLQILANKRYSGAATITINDLRDFFGVGGFGNISNRTVVTEWLLRERRREFLVQGMRWYDIKRFKIPVTHTLEDGSTIELKDDDPRKVLQIPTSAVDVGGLKPNPR from the coding sequence ATGAGGAAACCCCACCACACAATAGGGCCCATATTCCGCAAAGCCGTCTTTGCCCTGCTGCTCCTGTTGCCTGCCGCCTGCAACGATTTCCTAAACGAGGCGCCCGACAACAGGGTAACCCTAAACAACCTGGACAAAGCTGCGCAGTTGCTTACCAATGCCTACTCCGTGGCTTCCCCTGCCTTCACCGACTGGATGACGGACAACTCGGACTACATCCGGGGCGTAACGCTGCGGCAATCACATGAACGTGCCTACGCGTGGGAGGATTTCACGGATGACCCTGACGAGCTGGATACTCCCCCCTTCTTTTGGTACGGGACTTACAATGCCATTGCCCACGCCAACGAGGTGCTGGCCGTAATTGAATCCATACCGGCCACTACGGAAACCGATCAAAAAAGGAAAAGGGCCATAGAGGCCGAAGCCAGGCTTGCCCGTGCGTATGGCCACTTTATGTTGGTCAATTTGTTTGGCAAACATTATGACATCAACAAGGCCGAAAGCGACAAGGGCGTGCCTTATGTGGAGGCACCTGAAACGGTCTTTATCAAAACCTACAAACGCAATACGGTAAAAGAAGTCTATGATAAGGTGGAAGCCGATTTGCTCAAAGGCATTGAATTGATAGATGACAGCTTTTACAGCAACTCGGGAAAATACCATTTCAACAAGAACGCTGCGCTGGCCTTTGCTTCCCGCTTTTACCTGTTCAAGCAAGACTATGACAAGTGCATTGAGTACAGCACACTGATGCTGGGCAGCGATCCGGGCTCGTTTGTCCGCGACCTCACTTCAACGGAATTTCAAAATGCCAGTTCCTCGCCAACGGCCTACCCCCAGCTTTACTCTTCCCCCCAGCAGCGGGGCAATTTGTTGCTCATGAGGAAAATCTCCCTTGTGCAACGGCTTGATTTTGCGCCCGGCCCCACCAACAAAGTGTATGATGAGGTTTTTGGCGCCAACCCCTTTCAGGGCACGGACGTGAGGGAAAACCCTTCCTACCAAAAAGGGGAAAATGGGGCATTTCCGGCACGGTATGAAAGCCTTTTTGAACGCAGCAGCCTCAACTCCAACGTGGGCACCCCCTATCACATCGGCCTCATGTTCAGGGGCGAGGAAGTGCTGTTGAACCGGGCGGAAGCGCTGGCGGCAAAAAACAGGATAACCGAGGCCATGGCAGACCTGCAAATACTGGCCAACAAAAGGTATAGCGGGGCGGCCACCATTACCATCAACGACCTTCGTGATTTCTTTGGGGTAGGCGGCTTTGGCAACATAAGCAACCGCACGGTGGTGACCGAATGGTTGTTGAGGGAACGAAGGCGCGAATTTTTGGTGCAGGGCATGCGGTGGTACGACATCAAACGTTTTAAAATACCGGTAACCCATACCCTGGAAGATGGGTCCACTATAGAGCTTAAGGACGATGACCCGCGGAAGGTGCTTCAAATCCCCACTTCGGCCGTGGATGTAGGGGGCTTAAAACCAAACCCCAGGTAA
- a CDS encoding DUF4302 domain-containing protein, translating to MLRSLPAILLLFALMAACHEGNTDLPPVEARVKEAIDGLRTDLTAPANGWRLEYQPTDESGTFLILMKFTPDGNVNIKSDVPDNNGEFFDNTITYRIDNALGLELIFETYGVFHYLFELDQATFGGEFEFLFKKKEGDSLVFESISDISNPTRLAFAPAGAGDESGFARDITTNLSQFNMDNPQVFGTIPPTQQVILNDKNISVFWTIDLTKRNLTAEFAGIGTTRNEVLANPRALLNHFSKFTPANGQLILENPLSFVFNGQSTTISAITLSDFANNGPDLCASGTNNTGPRYSGQTPGLGTVDIVNTMLSTRGSDFAKNVYTVNALFIFDDQGNSLQESGSISQKLPGTSGFIMVYGVQLAPPNENVPMNAIGFIMGNGDIYVRSFQPTNTQVNLVEMALLDQYYYSATPPAGTEQALKEISDEIFAGGEIYAFDLPQNGLKVFRLYNPCNKYEFFLVE from the coding sequence ATGCTGCGATCACTACCTGCCATATTGCTGCTCTTTGCCCTCATGGCCGCTTGCCATGAGGGCAACACCGACCTGCCCCCGGTTGAGGCCAGGGTAAAGGAAGCCATTGACGGACTGAGGACGGACCTCACCGCCCCTGCCAACGGATGGCGCCTGGAGTACCAACCTACGGATGAATCGGGCACATTTTTGATCCTGATGAAATTTACCCCCGATGGCAACGTGAACATCAAATCGGATGTGCCGGACAACAACGGGGAGTTCTTCGACAATACCATTACCTACCGCATAGACAATGCGTTGGGGCTGGAGTTGATCTTCGAAACCTATGGTGTTTTCCACTATCTTTTCGAACTGGACCAGGCCACTTTTGGTGGGGAATTTGAATTCCTGTTTAAAAAGAAAGAAGGGGACAGCCTCGTTTTTGAGAGCATATCAGACATTTCCAACCCCACCCGGTTGGCATTTGCCCCTGCCGGGGCCGGGGACGAAAGCGGGTTTGCCCGTGACATCACCACAAACCTGTCTCAGTTCAACATGGACAACCCGCAGGTTTTCGGCACCATCCCCCCTACCCAACAGGTAATCCTAAACGACAAAAACATTTCCGTTTTTTGGACCATTGATTTGACCAAAAGGAACCTCACCGCAGAATTTGCCGGGATAGGCACTACCCGAAACGAAGTACTCGCCAACCCGCGCGCCTTACTCAACCACTTTAGCAAGTTTACCCCGGCCAACGGCCAGTTGATATTGGAAAATCCATTGTCCTTTGTGTTCAATGGCCAATCCACCACCATCAGTGCCATCACCCTCAGCGATTTTGCCAACAACGGCCCCGACCTCTGCGCTTCGGGAACAAACAACACCGGTCCCCGGTACAGCGGGCAAACGCCAGGCCTGGGCACGGTGGATATTGTCAACACCATGCTGAGCACACGGGGAAGCGATTTCGCAAAAAATGTGTATACCGTGAATGCCCTATTTATATTCGATGACCAGGGCAACAGCTTGCAGGAGTCCGGGAGCATTTCACAAAAACTACCCGGCACAAGCGGGTTCATAATGGTGTATGGCGTACAGTTGGCCCCACCAAATGAAAACGTGCCCATGAACGCGATTGGGTTTATTATGGGGAATGGGGACATTTACGTAAGGTCTTTTCAGCCTACCAACACCCAGGTAAACCTGGTGGAAATGGCCCTGCTGGACCAATACTACTATTCCGCCACCCCTCCAGCCGGCACCGAACAGGCACTAAAAGAAATATCGGACGAAATATTTGCTGGAGGGGAAATCTATGCCTTTGACCTGCCCCAAAATGGCCTTAAGGTTTTCCGGTTGTACAATCCCTGCAACAAATACGAGTTCTTCCTGGTGGAATAA
- a CDS encoding rhodanese-related sulfurtransferase produces MALHNRIDKRILKNQLKDIPYLRKTLSFYKYHPIADPQAFRDTLYAGLDKLQVWGRIYVATEGINAQVSVPAQYFNDFKAYLDGIPFLANLRLNIAIDDDGKSFFKLKILVRKKIVADGLNDESFDASNSGHHLDAPTFNQLTEDPSTIIVDMRNHYESEIGHFKNAICPDVDTFRDALPVVEKMLETEKEKNVVMYCTGGIRCEKASAWFKHRGFLNVYQLEGGIIEYARQVKDFGLENKFVGKNFVFDERLGERVSEDIISVCHQCGRPCDTHTNCKNDGCHLLFIQCGDCAQKLNGCCSTECKDIIELPEEKQKALRAGLNKGRQVFKKGRSEKILYKASTQ; encoded by the coding sequence ATGGCATTGCACAACCGCATAGACAAACGCATATTAAAAAACCAATTGAAGGACATCCCCTACCTTAGGAAAACGCTTTCCTTCTATAAATACCATCCTATTGCCGACCCTCAGGCCTTCAGGGACACGCTTTATGCCGGGCTGGACAAACTGCAGGTATGGGGAAGGATATATGTGGCCACGGAAGGCATCAATGCCCAGGTAAGCGTGCCCGCCCAGTACTTTAACGACTTTAAAGCCTACCTGGATGGCATCCCGTTCCTGGCCAACCTGCGGTTGAACATTGCCATAGATGATGATGGAAAATCTTTTTTCAAACTGAAAATCCTGGTACGGAAAAAGATTGTGGCCGATGGGCTCAACGATGAATCCTTTGACGCCAGCAACTCAGGGCACCACCTGGACGCCCCCACCTTTAACCAGCTGACCGAAGACCCCTCCACCATTATTGTGGACATGCGCAACCATTACGAAAGCGAAATAGGCCACTTTAAAAATGCCATTTGCCCTGATGTGGACACCTTCAGGGACGCCCTGCCCGTGGTGGAGAAAATGCTGGAAACGGAAAAAGAAAAAAACGTGGTGATGTATTGCACCGGGGGCATTCGATGCGAAAAGGCCAGCGCCTGGTTCAAGCACCGGGGTTTTTTGAATGTTTACCAATTGGAGGGTGGCATTATCGAATATGCCAGGCAGGTAAAGGACTTTGGCCTCGAAAACAAATTTGTAGGCAAAAACTTTGTGTTTGACGAGCGCCTCGGGGAACGGGTTTCAGAAGACATTATAAGCGTGTGCCACCAGTGCGGAAGGCCTTGTGACACGCACACCAACTGCAAAAACGATGGCTGCCACCTTTTGTTCATCCAATGTGGCGATTGTGCCCAAAAACTAAATGGCTGCTGCTCCACGGAATGCAAGGATATAATCGAATTGCCGGAAGAAAAGCAGAAAGCGCTGAGGGCGGGCCTGAATAAAGGCAGGCAGGTTTTCAAGAAAGGGCGTTCTGAAAAAATATTGTACAAAGCCAGCACCCAATGA
- a CDS encoding cysteine--tRNA ligase: MELYEKYPVSISNTLSGKKEKFVPLNPPFVGMYSCGPTVYSEVHLGNLRTFTVFDVVFRYLTHLGYKVRYVRNITDAGHLTNDAGEGVDRIEERARLEELEPMEVVQKYTVGFHEVCRIFNILPPTIEPTATGHIVEQIEMVKKIIANGYAYEVNGSIYFDVNKFSEKHRYGELSGRNIEELMEGTRALDRQDEKRNPIDFAIWKGVSPNHIQRWPSPWGEGIPGWHLECSVMGTKYLGKQFDIHGGGMDLKFPHHECEIAQSIGAYGTEPVRYWMHANMLTVNGEKMSKSKGNSFLPRELFTGSHPLLTKAYAPMAVRFFMLQSHYSSTLDFSNEALNAAEKGYRKLMNALGTLRELGHPGGNSKVNEALVADLDRLVGECYQSMGDDFNTAKTLAVLFEMAARINDFKSGNQHLGTVGQDAFARFKDTYVAFVQDVLGLKEENAQDENLLDGLIQMLIEVRKKARAGKDFALSDKIRDDLKALGVQLKDGKDGAIDYEIEP; the protein is encoded by the coding sequence ATGGAACTTTACGAAAAATACCCGGTATCCATCTCCAACACATTAAGTGGCAAAAAGGAAAAATTTGTACCCCTCAACCCCCCGTTTGTCGGGATGTATTCCTGCGGGCCCACGGTGTACAGCGAAGTGCACCTGGGCAACCTGAGGACGTTCACCGTATTCGATGTGGTGTTCCGCTACCTCACGCACCTGGGCTACAAGGTCCGCTATGTACGCAATATCACCGATGCCGGCCACCTGACCAACGATGCCGGTGAAGGCGTGGACAGGATAGAAGAGCGTGCCAGGCTGGAGGAACTGGAACCCATGGAGGTCGTTCAAAAATATACCGTTGGCTTTCATGAGGTGTGCCGTATCTTCAACATTCTGCCACCCACGATCGAGCCCACCGCCACCGGCCATATCGTGGAACAGATTGAAATGGTAAAAAAAATAATTGCCAATGGCTATGCCTACGAAGTAAATGGCTCCATCTATTTCGATGTGAACAAGTTCTCCGAAAAACACCGGTACGGTGAGCTTAGCGGCCGCAATATTGAGGAACTGATGGAAGGCACGCGTGCCCTGGACCGCCAGGATGAAAAAAGGAACCCTATTGATTTTGCCATTTGGAAGGGCGTGTCGCCCAACCACATACAAAGATGGCCTTCGCCATGGGGGGAAGGAATACCGGGATGGCACCTGGAGTGTTCCGTGATGGGCACCAAGTACCTTGGCAAACAATTTGACATCCACGGTGGCGGCATGGACCTTAAGTTTCCCCACCACGAATGTGAAATAGCACAAAGCATAGGCGCGTACGGGACCGAGCCCGTGAGGTATTGGATGCACGCCAATATGCTGACGGTAAATGGCGAGAAAATGAGCAAGTCGAAAGGCAATTCATTTCTCCCACGCGAACTGTTTACCGGGTCGCACCCGTTGCTCACAAAAGCCTACGCGCCCATGGCCGTGCGCTTTTTTATGTTGCAATCGCACTACTCCAGCACACTGGACTTCAGCAACGAGGCCCTCAACGCGGCAGAAAAAGGATACCGGAAATTGATGAACGCATTGGGCACATTAAGGGAATTGGGCCACCCCGGGGGAAATAGCAAGGTAAACGAAGCGCTTGTTGCCGACCTTGACCGGTTGGTGGGGGAATGCTACCAAAGCATGGGCGATGACTTCAACACGGCCAAAACACTGGCGGTATTGTTTGAGATGGCGGCCAGGATAAACGATTTCAAATCGGGCAACCAACACCTGGGCACGGTAGGGCAAGATGCCTTTGCCCGTTTCAAGGACACGTATGTTGCCTTTGTGCAGGATGTGCTGGGGCTGAAGGAGGAAAATGCCCAGGACGAAAATTTGCTTGATGGGCTCATTCAAATGCTAATAGAGGTGAGGAAGAAAGCACGGGCAGGAAAGGACTTCGCCTTGTCGGACAAAATCCGGGACGACCTTAAGGCTTTGGGGGTGCAACTGAAAGATGGGAAGGACGGGGCCATTGACTACGAGATCGAGCCGTGA
- a CDS encoding amidohydrolase gives MLKIDSHTHILPKKLPHWKEKFGYGDFIYLQHHKKGAAKMMKGNQFFREIQENCWDPELRIKEYEAFNTQVQVVCTVPVMFSYWAKPPDCLSVSGFLNDHIAGVVDKYPKNYIGLGTVPMQDTELAIQELERCREIGLKGVQIGSNINNENLNEDRFYPIFEACEKLGMAVLVHPWNMMGMKQMQRYWLPWLVGMPAETSRAICSMLFGGIFERLPKLRVNFAHAGGSFMFTIGRIEHGFNCRPDLVAIDNNVNPRNYLGKFWVDSITHDATMLEYVIKLQGARRITLGSDYPFPLGDLEVGRFIEEMDLAQESKEDIFSNSTLEWLGLDKGLYI, from the coding sequence ATGCTTAAAATAGACTCCCATACCCACATCCTCCCAAAAAAACTGCCCCACTGGAAGGAAAAATTTGGTTATGGCGATTTTATCTACCTCCAGCACCACAAAAAAGGGGCGGCCAAGATGATGAAAGGCAACCAGTTCTTCAGGGAAATCCAAGAGAACTGCTGGGACCCGGAACTGAGGATAAAGGAATACGAAGCGTTCAATACCCAAGTGCAGGTGGTGTGCACCGTGCCGGTAATGTTTTCCTATTGGGCCAAGCCACCTGACTGCCTTTCCGTTTCCGGGTTTTTAAACGACCACATAGCCGGGGTAGTGGACAAATACCCCAAGAATTATATCGGGCTGGGCACCGTGCCCATGCAGGACACGGAACTGGCCATTCAGGAACTGGAACGCTGTAGGGAAATCGGGCTGAAGGGGGTACAAATTGGCTCCAACATCAATAATGAAAACCTGAACGAGGACCGCTTCTACCCTATTTTCGAAGCTTGCGAAAAGCTGGGCATGGCCGTGTTGGTCCACCCCTGGAACATGATGGGCATGAAACAAATGCAACGGTACTGGCTTCCGTGGCTGGTGGGCATGCCCGCGGAAACATCGCGGGCCATTTGCTCCATGCTCTTCGGGGGCATTTTTGAAAGGCTCCCAAAATTGCGTGTGAATTTCGCCCATGCCGGAGGCTCTTTCATGTTCACCATTGGCCGCATTGAGCATGGCTTTAATTGCCGCCCCGACCTGGTCGCCATAGACAATAACGTAAACCCCCGCAACTATCTTGGAAAATTTTGGGTTGATTCCATCACCCATGATGCCACCATGCTGGAGTATGTGATCAAGCTGCAGGGGGCCAGAAGGATAACTTTGGGGTCCGATTACCCGTTTCCCCTTGGCGACCTGGAAGTGGGCAGGTTCATAGAAGAAATGGACCTTGCGCAGGAAAGCAAAGAAGACATATTTAGTAACTCCACCCTTGAGTGGCTCGGCCTGGACAAAGGGCTTTATATTTGA
- a CDS encoding M23 family metallopeptidase, whose protein sequence is MARIKYYYDTETCKYERVKTTTGDIILNSLGIMSLTLIMAVGLLLLYTAYFESPKELLLANEVKELEYYYDNLAREVEQLDGILAKMEHRDDNIYRAVLGAEPIEASIRNAGVGGVDRYQDIKNKGILHEDIIVKLSEHVDKLRRKVYIESKSQDEVVQLAVKKEQLFAAIPAIQPISNKELIRLSSGYGIRFHPIYKVKKMHPGIDFSAPIGTPIYATADGVVDHVNVSFSGYGKSVEIDHGFGYRTRYAHMHGFAVKVGQKVKRGELIGYVGNTGLSTAPHLHYEVFINNRHVNPVHYFFNDLNPAEYEKIVELASIENQSLGM, encoded by the coding sequence ATGGCAAGGATAAAATATTATTACGATACCGAAACCTGCAAGTACGAAAGGGTAAAGACCACCACGGGGGACATCATCCTGAATTCGCTGGGGATCATGTCGCTTACGCTCATCATGGCGGTGGGTTTGCTGTTGCTCTACACGGCCTATTTTGAATCGCCAAAAGAACTGCTGCTCGCCAATGAAGTAAAAGAGCTTGAATATTATTACGATAACCTGGCCAGGGAGGTGGAACAATTGGATGGCATCCTCGCCAAAATGGAACACCGTGACGACAACATCTACAGGGCGGTTTTGGGGGCCGAGCCCATTGAAGCTTCCATCCGAAATGCAGGCGTTGGGGGCGTGGACCGCTACCAGGACATAAAGAACAAGGGCATCCTGCACGAAGACATAATCGTGAAGTTGAGCGAGCACGTGGACAAGCTCAGGCGCAAGGTGTACATAGAATCCAAGTCGCAGGACGAGGTGGTGCAATTGGCCGTAAAAAAAGAACAGTTGTTTGCGGCCATCCCCGCCATCCAGCCGATCTCCAACAAAGAATTGATACGGCTTTCCTCCGGGTACGGGATCAGGTTCCACCCCATTTACAAGGTAAAAAAAATGCACCCCGGTATTGATTTCTCCGCGCCCATTGGCACCCCCATTTATGCCACCGCTGACGGTGTGGTGGACCATGTGAACGTAAGCTTCAGCGGCTATGGCAAAAGCGTGGAAATAGACCACGGCTTTGGTTACCGTACCCGCTATGCCCATATGCATGGTTTTGCCGTGAAGGTAGGCCAAAAGGTAAAACGCGGGGAATTGATCGGCTATGTCGGAAATACCGGGCTGTCCACCGCGCCCCATTTGCATTACGAGGTTTTCATCAACAACAGGCATGTCAACCCGGTGCATTATTTCTTCAACGACCTCAATCCGGCCGAATACGAAAAGATCGTGGAACTGGCGTCCATCGAAAACCAATCTTTGGGAATGTAG
- the mog gene encoding molybdopterin adenylyltransferase codes for MIARIGIINVSDRASKGIYEDLPGRAIVDTLNEYLTSDWEKEYAVIPDEQELIAQAMMDMADNKGCCLIVTSGGTGPALRDVTPEATAAVCEKMMPGFGELMRSVSLQYVPTAILSRQTAGIRNKTLIVNLPGKPKAIRQCLDAVFPAIPYCIDLLEGPFLECNEEIIKPFRPAKV; via the coding sequence ATGATAGCGCGCATTGGCATCATCAATGTTTCGGACCGGGCAAGCAAAGGCATCTATGAAGATTTGCCCGGCAGGGCCATTGTGGACACCCTCAACGAATACCTAACGAGCGACTGGGAGAAGGAATATGCCGTCATCCCGGACGAACAAGAACTTATAGCGCAAGCCATGATGGACATGGCCGACAACAAAGGGTGCTGCCTTATCGTGACCTCCGGTGGCACGGGCCCGGCCTTGCGCGATGTGACGCCCGAGGCCACAGCGGCCGTCTGCGAAAAGATGATGCCCGGCTTTGGGGAACTAATGCGGTCGGTAAGCCTTCAATATGTGCCTACCGCCATCCTTTCCCGGCAAACGGCCGGTATCCGGAACAAAACCCTCATTGTGAACCTGCCCGGGAAACCAAAAGCCATCCGTCAGTGTTTGGATGCCGTGTTTCCGGCCATCCCATATTGCATCGATTTACTGGAGGGTCCGTTTCTCGAGTGCAATGAAGAAATAATCAAACCTTTTAGGCCGGCAAAAGTATAA
- a CDS encoding putative zinc-binding metallopeptidase, with amino-acid sequence MKKTILFTLVLLLAGCYPDETLTVPVTQPNVQLETDLDKFIETNFREKYGMAIRYRFVDRYIKPTQRVAPPKLEVVQPMLDFIQKFWIDPFLEVQNGEAYFRTHVPAEVVLLGGFIYNDDGTVVLGTADAGAQITFTYVNAIDPADKEWEALQLHTVYHEFAHIVHQRHKLPPDFEKISPAGYTSPGFWVSLSDEDALIRGFVSPYATSSPNEDFAETVAFYLYNQDFITEFMTDEPNCLTPECEARNAGRELVREKLTAIMEHYKKVVGVDLEAVRNAVQAKLN; translated from the coding sequence ATGAAAAAAACAATTTTGTTCACTCTCGTTTTGCTGTTGGCGGGCTGCTATCCTGACGAAACCCTGACGGTGCCCGTCACCCAGCCCAATGTGCAATTGGAAACGGATTTGGACAAGTTTATAGAAACAAACTTTAGGGAGAAGTATGGCATGGCCATTCGTTACCGGTTTGTGGACCGGTACATCAAGCCCACCCAGCGCGTGGCGCCCCCCAAGCTGGAGGTGGTGCAGCCCATGTTGGATTTCATCCAGAAATTCTGGATCGACCCCTTCCTGGAGGTTCAAAACGGGGAGGCCTACTTCAGAACGCACGTGCCGGCCGAAGTGGTGCTGCTTGGAGGGTTTATCTACAACGATGATGGCACCGTGGTGTTGGGCACTGCCGATGCCGGGGCCCAAATTACCTTCACCTACGTCAATGCCATCGACCCGGCAGACAAAGAGTGGGAAGCCCTGCAACTGCATACGGTATACCATGAGTTTGCCCATATCGTGCACCAACGGCACAAGCTCCCGCCCGACTTTGAAAAAATCTCCCCTGCCGGATATACCAGTCCGGGGTTTTGGGTATCACTTTCCGATGAAGATGCCCTCATCAGGGGTTTTGTGTCACCCTATGCCACCAGCTCCCCGAACGAAGATTTTGCCGAGACCGTGGCCTTCTATTTGTACAACCAGGATTTTATTACGGAGTTTATGACCGATGAGCCCAATTGCCTTACACCGGAGTGCGAGGCCCGGAATGCAGGGCGCGAACTGGTGAGGGAAAAGCTCACTGCCATCATGGAACATTATAAAAAAGTGGTGGGCGTGGACCTGGAGGCCGTCCGAAATGCCGTGCAAGCCAAATTAAATTAG
- the yidD gene encoding membrane protein insertion efficiency factor YidD, with product MSHSSNILKKIFIFPVRLYQLGISPLLGAHCRHTPSCSQYTIEAIQEWGPLKGTWLGIKRIARCHPWGTSGYDPVPKKKESEL from the coding sequence GTGAGCCATTCCAGCAACATCCTGAAAAAGATATTTATTTTTCCCGTTCGCCTGTACCAGTTGGGCATATCCCCATTGCTGGGGGCCCATTGCCGCCATACGCCATCCTGTTCGCAATACACCATAGAAGCCATACAGGAGTGGGGCCCCCTCAAAGGTACCTGGCTGGGGATAAAAAGGATTGCGCGGTGCCATCCCTGGGGCACCAGCGGCTATGACCCCGTGCCGAAGAAGAAGGAAAGTGAATTATAG
- a CDS encoding DUF72 domain-containing protein, with protein MDFGKIKDGDLGEVDFKLPPDRGATTTLLKKHKGKKATQVFVGCAKWGRKDWIGKIYPEKTKEADFLSLYARHFNCIELNATFYRMPTQKQVEGWKNKVGKGFQFCPKFTDQISHYKRLKGAEEAASRFLEGISAFKEALGPAFLQLPPNFTPKNFEALENFLAWLPKDIPVFTELRSPKWFEEEHFEKVFSMMEKHKIGSIITDASGRRDCVHMRLTTPSAFIRFVGNGLHPSDYARVDDWVQRIKQWMGQGIHKVYFFMHQHEEIYSPELSRYVIQQLNKHCGTAIPEPRFVGE; from the coding sequence ATGGATTTTGGTAAAATAAAAGATGGCGATTTGGGCGAGGTGGATTTCAAGCTTCCTCCCGACAGGGGCGCGACCACGACATTGCTCAAAAAACACAAAGGCAAAAAAGCAACACAGGTTTTTGTAGGATGTGCGAAGTGGGGACGAAAAGATTGGATCGGAAAAATTTATCCTGAAAAAACCAAGGAAGCGGATTTCCTCAGCCTGTATGCCCGGCATTTTAACTGTATTGAACTGAACGCCACCTTCTACCGGATGCCTACCCAAAAGCAGGTGGAGGGGTGGAAAAACAAAGTAGGCAAAGGTTTCCAGTTTTGCCCCAAGTTCACCGACCAGATTTCGCATTACAAAAGGCTGAAGGGGGCGGAAGAAGCGGCCTCCCGGTTTCTGGAGGGCATATCCGCGTTCAAGGAGGCCCTCGGCCCGGCCTTCCTCCAACTCCCCCCCAACTTCACGCCAAAAAACTTCGAGGCCCTTGAAAACTTCCTGGCCTGGCTGCCCAAAGACATTCCGGTTTTTACGGAATTGAGGAGCCCTAAATGGTTTGAAGAAGAACATTTCGAAAAAGTGTTTAGCATGATGGAGAAACACAAGATCGGATCTATCATCACAGATGCCTCGGGCAGGAGGGATTGTGTGCACATGAGGCTCACTACACCCTCGGCTTTTATCCGGTTTGTGGGCAATGGGCTACACCCCTCCGATTATGCCCGGGTGGACGACTGGGTGCAACGCATCAAACAATGGATGGGTCAGGGAATCCATAAAGTTTATTTTTTCATGCACCAGCATGAAGAAATTTATTCCCCCGAGCTGAGCCGGTATGTCATCCAACAATTGAACAAACATTGCGGCACGGCAATACCCGAACCGCGGTTTGTCGGGGAGTGA